The nucleotide sequence ACTGAAAAAATATTTGAGCGATCATTTACAGGATTTAGAAACCTTACAAAGCGATTATAAAAGTGCAGCAGCAGCTCACCAAATCGATATGCAACCAATTTCTGAAGAGTTGCAAAAAGATGTTTATAAACTAGCTATTGCAGACACAAAAGGATACGATAAAGTTTTTCTTTTGTATTATAAAGATTTTCTTTCAAAAGCCATGGATCAAATAGCAGAATCAAAAACAACAGAGCCCGCTTTTACGACTCTAAAAAATAAACACGGAAATATACTATATGAACAAAAATTGTATTTTGATGTGTTGAAATAAAACGCACGATTGTATTTCATACCAAAAAATCTCTTTTTTCCTTAAAAGAGGTTTTTTTTATAAGTAAAAATTGAAATAATTTATTAGTTTTATCTCAAATATCAACCTTTATAAAACAGATGGAAATACTAATTAAAAAGCAGTCTGGAGAAACAGCTGTTTTTTCTAAAGAAAGTTTATACCGCTCCTTGGTAAATTCAGGAGCAGACAAGAAAGATGCACAAGCAATTTGCACTACCATAACCCAAGAAATTTATAACGGAATTACAACAAAAGAACTGTATGAAAAGGCTTTTGCATTGTTAAAAACCATAAAATCTTCGGTAGCGGCTCGTTACAGTTTAAAAAGAGCTTTAAAAGATTTAGGTCCGGAAGGTTTTTATTTTGAAAAATGGGTCGCAAAAATCTTTGAGGTTCAAGGTTTTGATACAATTACCAGTCAGGTTTTAGAAGGAAAATCTACAGTTACACATGAGATTGATGTAATTGTTTCGAACCGAAGAACAGATATTGTTTGTGAATGTAAATTCCGAAACGATATGGATGCCAAAATAAGTGTAACCAC is from Paenimyroides aestuarii and encodes:
- a CDS encoding restriction endonuclease, whose translation is MEILIKKQSGETAVFSKESLYRSLVNSGADKKDAQAICTTITQEIYNGITTKELYEKAFALLKTIKSSVAARYSLKRALKDLGPEGFYFEKWVAKIFEVQGFDTITSQVLEGKSTVTHEIDVIVSNRRTDIVCECKFRNDMDAKISVTTPMYFLSRFNDLKKADFTFFGRPFKPTKGFLITNAFFTTDSIAFAKHYRIQLISWNYPEKNSIKRLTDQFGLYPITCLTTLTNEEEQKLLSKNCILVRELVKNPVLLDHFKFNKKRKQIILQEATDLLGIT